The following are encoded in a window of Armatimonadota bacterium genomic DNA:
- a CDS encoding putative sulfate/molybdate transporter, translating into MGWRRIRFDRNEVAGAFGDIGTDFPLLAGMILSAGLDPASVLAMFGLMQVATGLLYGLPMPVQPLKAMAVIVITQKLAPAVLYGGGLAVGLAMLVLAATGAVEWVARLVPRAVVRGIQFGLGLQLASLALGRYVAADGPAGYVLAAVAFALTVALLGHRRWPPALLVIGLGVGYALIRGADAWQILSGVSVRLPAPVVPSARDIATGFVVLALPQLPLSLANSVLATRQVVADFFPDHPLTVRRIALTYAAMNLINPWGGGVPTCHGSGGLAGHYAFGARTGGSVVIYGALYLALGVFWSRGFADVLRLFPLPVLGVILTFEALALMRLLRDLRDPLDLSTALLVSLAVLGLPYGYVIGLVVGTVLVRLRRPRWEGGEVGSEPGRSAGPEVGI; encoded by the coding sequence GTGGGCTGGCGCCGCATCCGCTTCGACCGCAACGAGGTCGCCGGTGCCTTCGGCGACATCGGGACCGATTTCCCGCTGCTGGCGGGGATGATCCTGTCGGCCGGGCTGGACCCTGCCTCCGTCCTCGCCATGTTCGGCCTCATGCAGGTCGCCACCGGCCTGCTGTACGGCCTGCCCATGCCGGTCCAGCCCCTGAAGGCCATGGCCGTGATCGTCATCACCCAGAAGCTGGCTCCGGCGGTCCTCTACGGCGGGGGGCTGGCGGTGGGTCTGGCGATGCTGGTCCTGGCCGCCACCGGCGCCGTGGAGTGGGTGGCCCGGCTGGTTCCCCGGGCCGTGGTGCGGGGCATCCAGTTCGGGCTGGGGCTGCAGCTGGCGTCGCTGGCCCTGGGCCGCTACGTCGCCGCCGACGGCCCGGCGGGGTACGTACTGGCCGCGGTGGCGTTCGCGCTGACCGTGGCCCTGCTCGGCCACCGGCGCTGGCCCCCGGCATTGCTGGTCATCGGCCTGGGGGTGGGATACGCGCTGATCAGGGGCGCCGACGCCTGGCAGATCCTGTCCGGCGTCTCCGTCCGCCTGCCCGCGCCGGTGGTGCCCTCGGCCCGGGACATCGCCACCGGCTTTGTGGTCCTGGCTCTGCCGCAGCTGCCGTTGTCCCTGGCCAACTCGGTCCTGGCCACCCGCCAGGTGGTGGCCGACTTCTTCCCCGACCACCCCCTGACCGTCCGTCGGATCGCGCTCACCTACGCCGCCATGAACCTGATCAACCCGTGGGGAGGCGGGGTGCCCACCTGCCATGGCTCGGGCGGCCTGGCCGGCCACTACGCCTTCGGTGCCCGCACCGGCGGCTCGGTCGTCATCTATGGGGCCCTGTACCTGGCGCTGGGCGTGTTCTGGAGCCGGGGATTTGCCGACGTCCTCCGGCTGTTCCCGCTTCCGGTGCTGGGGGTGATCCTGACCTTCGAGGCGCTGGCCCTGATGCGCCTGCTGCGGGACCTGCGCGATCCGCTCGACTTGTCGACGGCCCTGCTGGTCAGCCTGGCGGTCCTGGGTCTGCCCTACGGCTACGTGATCGGGCTGGTGGTCGGCACCGTGCTGGTCCGGCTGCGGCGGCCGCGGTGGGAGGGAGGAGAAGTCGGCTCCGAACCCGGGAGGAGCGCGGGCCCGGAGGTGGGTATCTAA
- a CDS encoding tagatose 1,6-diphosphate aldolase, which translates to MEPLTVGKVRGLQQISDPGGIFAICAMDHRGSLQRLLNPQSPDRVEARALVEVKLDLAEALAPVSTAVLLDPLYGAAQAIAGGVLPGRTGLLVSLEETGYEELPQGRMTRLLEGWSVEKIRRMGAAGAKLLLYYRPDLTDAAAHQRDVVLRVAEDCRRWDLPFVLEPIVYPAAGEDPETFAAHRADLVARTARELGGLGVDVLKVQFPGDLRRARDAGALLEACRRLDAASPVPWVLLSGGVGYDEFVTQVEVACRAGASGFLGGRAVWEEALRIADRAERRRWLHTAGAERMRRLHEIAGEHGQPWWRKRGLAPTGLAAVSESWYREYGGGAS; encoded by the coding sequence GTGGAACCGCTGACCGTCGGCAAGGTGCGCGGCCTCCAGCAGATCTCCGATCCGGGCGGCATCTTCGCCATCTGCGCCATGGATCACCGGGGGTCCCTGCAGAGGCTGCTGAACCCGCAGTCCCCCGACCGGGTGGAGGCTCGGGCCCTGGTGGAGGTCAAGCTGGACCTGGCGGAAGCCCTGGCGCCGGTGTCCACCGCAGTGCTGCTGGACCCGCTGTACGGCGCGGCCCAGGCCATCGCCGGCGGCGTTCTGCCGGGCCGGACGGGGTTGCTGGTGAGCCTGGAGGAGACCGGGTACGAAGAGCTCCCCCAGGGCAGGATGACCCGGCTGCTGGAGGGGTGGAGCGTCGAGAAGATCCGGCGCATGGGCGCTGCGGGGGCGAAGCTCCTGCTGTACTACCGGCCGGACCTGACCGACGCCGCCGCCCACCAGCGGGACGTGGTCCTCCGGGTTGCCGAGGACTGCCGCCGGTGGGACCTGCCGTTCGTCCTGGAACCGATCGTGTACCCCGCTGCCGGCGAGGACCCCGAGACGTTCGCCGCGCACCGGGCGGACCTGGTGGCGCGCACCGCGCGTGAGCTGGGCGGGCTGGGAGTGGATGTGCTGAAGGTCCAGTTCCCGGGCGACCTCCGGCGCGCGCGGGATGCGGGGGCGCTGCTGGAGGCGTGCCGTCGGCTGGACGCCGCCTCGCCGGTGCCCTGGGTCCTGCTCAGCGGCGGGGTCGGGTACGACGAGTTCGTCACCCAGGTGGAGGTGGCGTGCCGCGCGGGGGCGTCGGGTTTCCTGGGGGGCCGGGCGGTGTGGGAGGAAGCCCTGCGGATCGCCGACCGCGCCGAGCGCCGCCGGTGGCTGCACACGGCGGGGGCGGAGCGCATGCGGCGGCTGCACGAGATCGCGGGCGAGCACGGCCAGCCCTGGTGGCGCAAGCGAGGGCTGGCGCCGACGGGCCTGGCGGCAGTCTCGGAATCGTGGTACCGGGAGTACGGGGGAGGCGCGTCATGA
- a CDS encoding response regulator transcription factor, protein MAKAAQSVSTIRILIADDHAIVREGIRMILEAEPDFEVVGEATTGREAVELVRRVRPHVVVMDISMPQMNGVEATREIRRISPDTAVLILTMHEDESYVFQLLQLGASGYVLKRAAASDLVEAVRAAARGEAFLYPSVARSVVQDYLERVRSGEGRDRYDGLTEREREILVLLAEGLTNQQIAERLFISVKTVQTHRAHIMEKLDLHDRALLVRYAIRKGLIQP, encoded by the coding sequence ATGGCCAAGGCGGCGCAGTCGGTGTCCACCATCCGGATCCTGATCGCCGACGACCACGCCATCGTCCGCGAAGGAATCCGCATGATCCTGGAGGCCGAACCGGACTTTGAGGTGGTGGGCGAGGCCACCACCGGCCGGGAAGCGGTGGAGCTGGTGCGGCGGGTGCGTCCCCACGTGGTGGTCATGGACATCAGCATGCCCCAGATGAACGGCGTGGAGGCCACCCGGGAGATCCGCCGGATCAGCCCCGACACCGCCGTGCTCATCCTGACCATGCACGAGGACGAGTCCTACGTCTTCCAGCTGCTGCAGCTGGGGGCGTCGGGGTACGTGCTCAAGCGTGCGGCCGCCTCCGATCTGGTGGAGGCGGTGCGGGCCGCCGCCCGGGGGGAGGCGTTCCTGTATCCCTCGGTGGCCCGGAGCGTGGTGCAGGACTACCTGGAGCGGGTGCGCTCCGGGGAAGGGCGGGACCGCTACGACGGCCTGACCGAGCGGGAGCGGGAGATCCTGGTCCTGCTGGCGGAGGGCCTGACCAACCAGCAGATCGCCGAGCGCCTGTTCATCAGCGTCAAGACCGTGCAGACCCACCGGGCCCACATCATGGAGAAGCTCGACCTCCACGACCGGGCCCTCCTGGTCCGCTACGCCATCCGCAAAGGGCTGATCCAACCCTGA
- the pfkA gene encoding 6-phosphofructokinase, with protein sequence MPRVGVLTSGGDAPGMNAAIRAVVRTAVVAGWEVVGIRHGYAGLIAGEVVPLTARDVGGIIQLGGTILHSARCPEFQTPEGRRRALATLEEHRIDALVVIGGSGSQCGACELSRAGVRVVGVASTIDNDVYGADITIGVDTALNIALEAVDRLKTTASALQRAFLVEVMGRQCGYLALMTALAGGAESVVIPEVEIHPEQIVEDLRLAAQRGKAHALVVVAEGAAYNAERLIRYFHEHRERLGYELRATILGHVQRGGAPTAFDRLLATRTGAAAVDLLVEGTDGVMVGLRRGEIDTTPLAEVAANKKTLDLRLLSLIRTLAT encoded by the coding sequence ATGCCGCGGGTGGGCGTGCTGACCAGCGGGGGAGACGCGCCGGGCATGAACGCCGCCATCCGGGCCGTGGTGCGGACGGCGGTGGTGGCCGGGTGGGAGGTCGTGGGCATCCGCCACGGCTACGCCGGCCTCATCGCGGGCGAGGTGGTGCCCCTCACCGCCCGCGATGTGGGGGGGATCATCCAGCTGGGCGGCACCATCCTGCACTCGGCGCGTTGCCCCGAGTTCCAGACCCCCGAGGGACGACGGCGGGCCCTGGCGACCCTGGAGGAACACCGGATCGACGCCCTGGTGGTCATCGGCGGCAGCGGCTCCCAGTGCGGCGCCTGTGAGCTGTCGCGGGCCGGAGTGCGGGTCGTGGGCGTGGCATCCACCATCGACAATGACGTCTACGGCGCCGACATCACCATCGGCGTGGACACCGCGCTGAACATCGCCCTGGAGGCGGTGGACCGGCTCAAGACCACCGCGTCCGCCCTGCAGCGGGCCTTCCTGGTGGAGGTGATGGGCCGGCAGTGCGGGTACCTGGCCCTGATGACGGCTCTGGCCGGGGGCGCCGAGTCGGTGGTGATCCCCGAAGTCGAGATCCACCCTGAGCAGATTGTGGAGGACCTCCGCCTGGCGGCGCAGCGGGGCAAGGCTCACGCGCTGGTGGTGGTGGCCGAGGGGGCCGCCTACAACGCCGAGCGCCTGATCCGGTATTTCCACGAGCACCGGGAGCGGCTGGGATACGAGTTGCGGGCCACCATCCTGGGCCACGTGCAGCGGGGCGGGGCGCCCACCGCCTTTGACCGCCTGCTGGCGACCCGCACCGGGGCAGCCGCCGTGGACCTGCTGGTGGAGGGGACAGACGGGGTCATGGTCGGTCTCCGCCGGGGAGAAATCGACACGACGCCCCTGGCGGAGGTGGCGGCCAACAAGAAGACGCTGGACCTGCGGTTGCTGAGCCTGATCCGGACTCTGGCCACGTAG
- a CDS encoding FAD-binding oxidoreductase produces the protein MATADAVVVGGGVTGTSAAFQLARRGRRVILVERGTVGSGPTGRTAGIIRLHYSYEPLILLAARSREVFARFEDVTGATCDFTRCGFLLLAPDREMDGLREIVAMQRRLGIEAEVLSPDEVAARFPQLATDDVAGAAWEPGSGFADGYATAAGFAAAARRSGADVWEGVTVRALRIEGGRVRGVETTRGPVDAAAVLVAAGPWTPDLLRAAGVDIPIQSSRQQVVHLAPPPGWRLPVVVEDMVLGLYARPEAGDTVLAGVLEEEAEQIVQPDAFAPGVDFEFVERIGRLWARRFPTARSAQVRGGFASLYDITPDWQPVLGPVPGVEGLFVAAGFSGHGFKLSPAVGEALAAVMVGEQPPVDVSVFRLSRFAEGRLIRGRHAQGILG, from the coding sequence ATGGCGACGGCGGACGCGGTGGTTGTGGGCGGGGGCGTGACCGGGACGAGCGCAGCTTTCCAGCTGGCCCGGCGGGGGCGGCGGGTGATCCTGGTGGAGCGCGGCACCGTGGGCAGCGGCCCCACCGGCCGAACCGCCGGCATCATCCGCCTGCACTACTCCTACGAACCCCTGATCCTCCTGGCCGCCCGCAGCCGGGAGGTCTTCGCCCGCTTCGAGGATGTCACCGGCGCGACGTGCGACTTCACGCGCTGCGGATTTCTGCTGCTGGCCCCCGACCGGGAGATGGACGGGTTGCGGGAGATCGTCGCCATGCAGCGCCGCCTGGGCATCGAGGCCGAGGTCCTCTCCCCGGACGAGGTGGCGGCCCGGTTCCCGCAGCTGGCCACCGACGATGTGGCCGGCGCGGCCTGGGAGCCGGGCTCCGGGTTCGCCGACGGCTATGCCACCGCGGCCGGGTTCGCGGCGGCGGCGCGCCGGTCGGGAGCGGACGTGTGGGAAGGGGTGACGGTCCGGGCGCTGCGGATCGAGGGCGGGCGGGTGCGCGGGGTGGAGACCACCCGGGGCCCGGTGGATGCCGCGGCGGTCCTCGTGGCCGCCGGGCCGTGGACGCCGGATCTGCTGCGCGCCGCCGGGGTGGACATCCCCATCCAGAGCTCCCGCCAGCAGGTGGTCCACTTGGCGCCGCCCCCCGGATGGCGGCTCCCGGTGGTGGTGGAGGATATGGTCCTGGGCCTGTACGCCCGTCCGGAGGCCGGGGACACCGTGCTGGCGGGCGTCCTGGAGGAGGAAGCCGAGCAGATCGTGCAGCCGGACGCTTTCGCTCCGGGCGTGGACTTCGAGTTCGTCGAGCGCATCGGGCGGCTGTGGGCCCGCCGCTTTCCCACCGCCCGGTCGGCCCAGGTGCGGGGGGGCTTCGCCAGCCTCTACGACATCACCCCGGACTGGCAGCCGGTGCTGGGGCCCGTGCCGGGAGTGGAGGGTCTGTTCGTCGCGGCGGGGTTCTCCGGCCACGGGTTCAAGCTGAGCCCGGCCGTGGGCGAGGCGCTGGCCGCGGTGATGGTGGGGGAGCAGCCGCCGGTGGATGTCTCCGTGTTCCGCCTCAGCCGGTTCGCCGAGGGGCGGCTCATCCGCGGCCGCCACGCCCAGGGAATACTGGGATAA